The Eubacterium sp. MSJ-33 genomic sequence ATATATGGAAAATAATAGAAATTTTAATCTGATTTTAATCTTTCCTACCTTATAGATTAATTTTTGTATCGTAAGATATGGACACAATCAAGAACAGCAAAGAACAAATCACAAAACAGCTGTTTCGGAAAATGGAGGATATCAGATATGGATCAATTAGAAAAGGTAGAAAAAATCAGAGAGAAGACAGGTGTTAGTTATGAGGATGCCAAGGGCGCACTCGAAGCATGTAATTTTGATCTGCTCGATGCAATTGTGTATTTAGAGAAGCTTGGAAAAATCAAGGCACCGGAGGTTGGGACTTACACGACCACAACGCAGGAGACATCAAATGAGCTGGCGCAGGCACAGGCAGCCTATGAACAGTCCTGCAAGAAGAAAACATTTGGTGAACACATGGATGAGTTTTTTGCATGGGTCGGCGGTATCATCAAGAAAGGCTGTGAGAAGAACTTTATCATTGAGCGCAATGGTGGACGGTTTATGCGGATGCCAATCATCGTATTTGTATTGCTTTTGATCTTTGCATTTTGGGTTTCGGTACCACTTTTGATCATCGGACTTTTTTGCGATTGTCGGTATCATTTTGAAGGTGACGCGAAAGCAGTACAGGACATCAACAACGCCTGCGACAAGGCATCTGATGCCTGCGCGGGAGTGAAAGAAGACATCAAGAAATAAAAATCTGAAGCATAGAGATAGGAAAATTAAGTAGTGGCGGAAAAACGACAACAGGTAGTTATATAAAGAGATGGACAGAGTACCAATTTTAATGCAGACCATTGGAACATGTCGGTACTTAATGAATTGTGCCAGTTTACTGGTGCAATGAGTTTAGTACCGCTACATGTGGAAGTGAGCGAGAGCGCGTCTGCATGTAATTGCGTACTCTGTCTATCTCGTGGAATATATATAATTTGTCGCTTTTTCGCGGTAGTAGGAGACGATATGAGTAAGATTTTGATTATTGAAGATGAAGCAGGTATTGCCCGTTTCGTTGAATTGGAATTAAAACATGAGGGAAATGAGGTTGAGAAGGCAGCAGACGGCAGAGAGGGCTTGGATAAAGCCCTCTCCGGTTCGTTTGACTTGATTTTACTTGATGTGATGCTGCCGGGATTAAATGGCATGGAAGTACTGCGCAGACTTCGTCAGGAGAAGGACACGCCGGTCATTATGCTCACGGCGCGGGATGCTGTAATGGATAAAGTTTCGGGACTGGATGCAGGTGCCGATGATTATATTACGAAGCCGTTTGCCATCGAGGAACTGCTGGCACGTATCCGTGTTGCATTAAAGAAACATGCACGTACAGAGAATGCACCGATGCATAAGCTGGAGGTGCTGGGCGTCTGCATGGATGAGGATCGTCATGAGGTGACGGTACAAGGAGAAAAGGTGGAACTTACGAACCGGGAGTTTGAGCTGTTGCACACATTGATGCGGAACAAGAACATAGTACTTACCCGCGAGAAGCTTTTAAACGAAGTATGTGGGTATGATTATGTCGGAGAAACAAACATCATTGATGTGTATGTGAGGTATCTGCGGACGAAGATTGATGATCATTTTGGAATCAAGCTGATTCAGACTGTCCGCGGAGTTGGATATTGTATTAAGGAGTCTTAGGAGTAACCGGATGAGAGAAGAACGAACAAATCGGAAGACCACCTCTATCGCCCGGAAGATTCATGTCGGATATTGGTTCCGGCGCTTTTTTGCGTTGCTGGGACTTGATATTGTGATACTTGGAATGCTGTTTGTGGCGGTACTGGTATGGAGGCTTGATACGACAGATACAGATTGGATGTCCGGGGCGAAACCGGTGCATATTACATGGTCCGGTGAATCGTATGCTACATGGACGATGACAACACAGGTCGGTGAGAACACGCAGGATTTTCAGATCCATGATATCGCGGACTATGCGGCATTGCCCCTCATCGTCATTGGTGCGGTGGAGATTATGATGCTTATTTCCGCGGGCTTTGGCACGCGGAATATCAGACGGAAGCTGCGTCCGTTGAATGAACTTGCCGTGCGTGCGGAGGCACTTTCGAATATGAGCGGTGACGAGGTGAATCTGGAGCATCTGGAACAGGCAATCTCGAATGTCTCTGTTGATGCAAATGATATACGGATATCGACCGGGGATAAGGACTTGCAGAGCATCGAGGCAGCGCTGAATAACCTGCTTGCGCGAATGCAGGAGAGCAAGCGGCAGCAGGCTCGGTTTGTATCAGATGCGTCACACGAGCTGCGAACCCCGATTTCCGTGATTCAGGGGTATGTGAATATGCTTGATCGTTGGGGCAAGGAAGATGAGGCTGTATTAAATGAGTCGATTGAAGCACTTAAAAATGAGTCTGATCACATGAAAGATTTGATTGAACAATTGTTGTTCTTAGCACGTGGTGACAGTGGACGTAATACATTGAAGCCGGTGGAAGTTGACTTAAATGACCTTGTACAGGAAGTATATGAGGAGTCGATGATGATCGATGAGACACATCCGTATGATTTTTCGGCCTGTCCGGGCTGTATGGTGCGTGGGGATGTTGCCATGCTGAAACAATCGATCCGTATTTTTGTGCAGAATGCGGCGAAGTATTCGGACAAGGGGGATACAATTCATTTTACAGTCGGACACACGAATCAAGGCGTCTATTATCAGGTACAGGACGAGGGCATCGGTATGCAGGCATCCGAGGTGGTGCACATCTTCGAACGGTTCTATCGTTCGGATGAAGCGCGTAACAGTGAGACTGGCGGCTCAGGACTTGGACTATCCATTGCAAAATGGATCGTGGATGCGCATGACGGAAAGATTGATGTATTGACCAGACAGGATTTTGGAACACGGTTTCGCGTGACACTCCCTTGTAGTACAGATGTAAATATGCTACAATGAAATTTCAGATTTTATGGAACGATAATGGCATGGAAAACATGTAGGGGAGTGTAAAATAAAGGATATGAAATCTTCAAAGAGATCTCAGAAAAAAGAACAAGGATTGAATATTATTATTGTTGGATGCGGAAAGGTCGGCAGTACCCTGGTCGAAAAACTCAGCAAGGAATCTCATGATATTACAGTAATCGATCAGAAGAATGAAGTGGTTCAGCGTATTACCGAGGACTATGATGTTATGGGTTTTACCGGAAATGGTGCGAGCTACAGCATCCAGATTGAGGCGGGTATTCAGGATGCGGATGTTCTGATTGCCGTAACGGAAAGTGATGAGTTAAATCTGCTCAGCTGTACGATTGCGAAAAAGGTCGGCGACTGTGCTACCATCGCACGTGTCAGGAACCCGGATTACAGTATGGAGCTTTCGTATCTTCGAAATCAGCTTGGACTTTCGCTGATCATTAATCCAGAGCTGGAAACTGCACGCGAGATTGCACGTCTGCTGCGCCTGCCGTCGGCTCTTGAGATCAACTCCTTTGCGCGCGGGCATGCGGAGCTTGTGAAGTTCAAGATTCCGAAGGAGAATCTGCTTCACGATAAGCCGATTTCGGCGATGCATGAGTTAAACTGTGATATGCTTGTCTGCGGGGTGGAGCGGGATGGAAAGCTGATTATCCCGGATGGTTCTTTCATCATGCGTGGCGGTGATGCCGTGACATTTCTTGCGACACCGACAAACAGTATGGATTTCTTCAAGAAGATCGGTGTCGATACACATAAGGTCAAAAACTGCATGATTATCGGCGGAGGAAAGACTTCATATTATCTTGGAAAACAACTGATATCGACCGGTGTGGAAGTCAAGATCATGGAGATGGACGAGAAGCGATGCGAGGAGTTAAGTGTATTACTTCCGAAGGCACTGATCTTGCATGGCGATGGCTCGGACGAAGACCTGCTCCGTGAGGAGGGCATCGAGAGTACGGAATCGTTTGTTCCGCTGACCGGACTTGACGAGGAGAATATCCTGCTTACGTTATTTGCGAGAAAATGCTCCGATACGAAGGTAATTACGAAGATCAACCGGAGTACCTTCAGCGATGTGCTCGATGGACTGGATATCGGAAGTATCGTATATCCGCGTTATATCACAGCCGAGAAGATTCTGGCGTATATCCGTGCGATGCAGAATTCGGTCGGAAGCAATATCGAGACATTGTATCATATCTTTGATAACCGGGCAGAGGCACTGGAATTCAAGGTTGAGAAGGATTCGCCGGTCATTGGAAAACCAATTATGGATCTGAAACTGAAGGATAACCTTCTGCTTGCCTGCCTGAACCGGAATGGAAAGGTTATTATTCCACGTGGTCAGGATGTCATCTGCGAGGGCGATTATGTGGTTGTCGT encodes the following:
- a CDS encoding DUF4342 domain-containing protein translates to MDQLEKVEKIREKTGVSYEDAKGALEACNFDLLDAIVYLEKLGKIKAPEVGTYTTTTQETSNELAQAQAAYEQSCKKKTFGEHMDEFFAWVGGIIKKGCEKNFIIERNGGRFMRMPIIVFVLLLIFAFWVSVPLLIIGLFCDCRYHFEGDAKAVQDINNACDKASDACAGVKEDIKK
- a CDS encoding response regulator transcription factor, whose protein sequence is MSKILIIEDEAGIARFVELELKHEGNEVEKAADGREGLDKALSGSFDLILLDVMLPGLNGMEVLRRLRQEKDTPVIMLTARDAVMDKVSGLDAGADDYITKPFAIEELLARIRVALKKHARTENAPMHKLEVLGVCMDEDRHEVTVQGEKVELTNREFELLHTLMRNKNIVLTREKLLNEVCGYDYVGETNIIDVYVRYLRTKIDDHFGIKLIQTVRGVGYCIKES
- a CDS encoding sensor histidine kinase is translated as MREERTNRKTTSIARKIHVGYWFRRFFALLGLDIVILGMLFVAVLVWRLDTTDTDWMSGAKPVHITWSGESYATWTMTTQVGENTQDFQIHDIADYAALPLIVIGAVEIMMLISAGFGTRNIRRKLRPLNELAVRAEALSNMSGDEVNLEHLEQAISNVSVDANDIRISTGDKDLQSIEAALNNLLARMQESKRQQARFVSDASHELRTPISVIQGYVNMLDRWGKEDEAVLNESIEALKNESDHMKDLIEQLLFLARGDSGRNTLKPVEVDLNDLVQEVYEESMMIDETHPYDFSACPGCMVRGDVAMLKQSIRIFVQNAAKYSDKGDTIHFTVGHTNQGVYYQVQDEGIGMQASEVVHIFERFYRSDEARNSETGGSGLGLSIAKWIVDAHDGKIDVLTRQDFGTRFRVTLPCSTDVNMLQ
- the trkA gene encoding Trk system potassium transporter TrkA — translated: MKSSKRSQKKEQGLNIIIVGCGKVGSTLVEKLSKESHDITVIDQKNEVVQRITEDYDVMGFTGNGASYSIQIEAGIQDADVLIAVTESDELNLLSCTIAKKVGDCATIARVRNPDYSMELSYLRNQLGLSLIINPELETAREIARLLRLPSALEINSFARGHAELVKFKIPKENLLHDKPISAMHELNCDMLVCGVERDGKLIIPDGSFIMRGGDAVTFLATPTNSMDFFKKIGVDTHKVKNCMIIGGGKTSYYLGKQLISTGVEVKIMEMDEKRCEELSVLLPKALILHGDGSDEDLLREEGIESTESFVPLTGLDEENILLTLFARKCSDTKVITKINRSTFSDVLDGLDIGSIVYPRYITAEKILAYIRAMQNSVGSNIETLYHIFDNRAEALEFKVEKDSPVIGKPIMDLKLKDNLLLACLNRNGKVIIPRGQDVICEGDYVVVVTTHTGFTDVSDILKWQ